A genomic segment from Neobacillus sp. YX16 encodes:
- a CDS encoding SWIM zinc finger family protein translates to MGATTANERIELLAEEIKELFHPHAADDVKLIQKGLMLYRQGMVKQLQIWNAQITAMVQDVTPCYVKLNFARLSFSSCTCPHEGICRHQLAVFFAAYSRVGSVADWVAEWREPMKEKNDVASWGLQKAKDLIKANGVMKPDYRRWVESFEVSFDTILNSKKYSSPFIIAELFNIYERRIKASAPVEQEWRLLYEMVGIVVSFKKLAVLTENSGFAEDVVRRAYLSVFHNLIEDADELVLKIGVQSLPFDFDEFILQLKDDVFELLTASSGLEQERIYLYRLLWTNLFKKKEWREQEILNINERMKSLNEWENPNPLMIAGIHISFLQQKDELALDLIHKMDDKVITPYLLHWIDLLSQTKAWKRVGPIIELFSSKLKGYLDFLRAYHSCASFTRSSLKAITPYISENGKVELYEKMMLATLPYSYTEYEYMLFERKQYDKWGDLQAFMGWNFYDLPKERVKVIEKEKPEVLLGMLHQSALNEINQKNRSSYKAAVRHLKKLRTLYKKTKRVDDWQYFLDSLMEKTKRLRAFHEECKRSKLIEE, encoded by the coding sequence TTGGGAGCAACGACTGCTAACGAACGGATTGAACTTCTCGCTGAGGAGATTAAGGAATTGTTCCATCCGCATGCTGCCGATGATGTGAAGCTTATACAAAAGGGCTTAATGCTTTACCGGCAAGGGATGGTCAAGCAATTACAAATATGGAATGCTCAAATTACGGCAATGGTGCAGGATGTGACACCCTGCTATGTGAAACTGAATTTTGCTCGTTTGTCGTTTAGCAGCTGTACGTGCCCTCATGAGGGCATCTGCCGCCATCAGCTGGCCGTGTTTTTTGCGGCATATAGCAGGGTCGGAAGCGTCGCTGATTGGGTTGCCGAGTGGCGGGAACCGATGAAGGAGAAAAATGACGTTGCGAGCTGGGGGCTTCAAAAGGCAAAGGATTTAATTAAGGCGAACGGTGTGATGAAGCCTGATTATCGGCGCTGGGTTGAATCGTTTGAAGTGAGCTTCGATACGATTTTGAACTCGAAAAAGTATTCGAGTCCCTTTATTATTGCTGAACTGTTCAACATTTACGAACGGCGGATTAAGGCGAGTGCTCCGGTTGAGCAAGAGTGGCGCCTGCTGTATGAAATGGTCGGGATTGTTGTATCGTTTAAAAAACTCGCGGTTCTGACTGAGAATTCGGGGTTTGCAGAGGATGTCGTTAGACGCGCATACCTCTCTGTGTTCCATAATTTAATCGAGGATGCCGACGAGCTCGTCTTAAAGATTGGTGTTCAATCACTTCCGTTTGACTTCGACGAGTTTATTTTACAATTAAAGGATGATGTGTTTGAGCTTTTGACAGCGTCATCGGGGCTGGAGCAGGAACGAATCTATCTCTATCGTCTTCTTTGGACGAACCTTTTTAAAAAGAAAGAATGGCGTGAGCAGGAAATCTTAAATATTAATGAACGGATGAAATCCTTGAATGAATGGGAGAACCCGAATCCGTTAATGATTGCTGGGATTCACATTAGCTTTTTGCAGCAAAAGGATGAACTGGCATTAGATTTGATTCATAAAATGGACGATAAGGTGATTACACCCTATTTGCTTCATTGGATTGACCTGTTGTCACAGACAAAAGCATGGAAACGGGTTGGTCCTATCATCGAGCTGTTTTCATCCAAACTAAAAGGTTATTTAGACTTTTTGCGAGCTTATCATTCGTGTGCGTCTTTTACCCGGTCTTCCCTTAAGGCGATCACCCCGTACATTTCAGAAAACGGGAAGGTAGAATTGTACGAAAAGATGATGCTGGCGACGTTGCCATACAGCTACACAGAATATGAATATATGCTATTTGAACGAAAGCAATATGACAAATGGGGCGACCTACAGGCATTCATGGGTTGGAATTTCTATGATCTGCCAAAGGAGCGTGTTAAGGTGATTGAGAAGGAAAAACCGGAAGTACTGTTGGGAATGCTGCACCAATCCGCGCTGAACGAGATCAATCAAAAAAACCGTTCCAGCTACAAAGCAGCCGTCCGACACCTAAAAAAACTGCGCACCCTATACAAAAAAACCAAAAGAGTCGACGACTGGCAATACTTCCTCGACAGCCTAATGGAAAAAACCAAAAGACTCCGCGCCTTCCACGAAGAATGCAAACGGAGCAAACTTATAGAAGAATAG
- a CDS encoding DEAD/DEAH box helicase, whose product MLKTRFVKLLTIKLEDGRYLLAAEDEHGYGLPPSEWKNVLFGRHEESFFGTLLETESVGGIEGVVVTGWHLVSLFAKESFNRFIDWDWSEQSEICLAAAHALHEGILEKDWLPDFSVWENGDFRWQLPVRVVDEFDPSFWEQEVDPQEEASGSVHEFISDLYDHALDAYLTRNASMKELFGPKLALLRKQNISGAELARYFDEDSWLEWVGIKESETPFTIGLRLEEPLDGEGPWNLDVFLRGKKNVDDVYGLDAKPPARWKPYLERVDNEQSRWARLIPWLSEDGVTLKSGLTEEEAWMFLTEASETLVALDVEILLPSWWQAMKNANLKVKASLKGSSSHRPSFVGLQAMLDFNWRFSMNGVDFSEEEFSQLVEEKRRLVFIRGRWVKLDPGFIRQIQDLMKRAEKEGLHVRDLLEQELIETPPTEDELENPKAFARIQIELNSQWKKMIKQLSEAHEIPLEEVPAGLQGELRPYQQLGMSWLWFLRQYGFGAVLADDMGLGKTVQLIAYLLKVKEEISALPKMETSEVVTGTKGGADSEKGSKEKSTTAKIPVKAALIICPTSVLGNWQKELERFAPEMSVYLHYGSNRLKEEAFSEKIKDADVVLTSYGLSHMDTEEFESKLWSSIAIDEAQNIKNAGTKQSKAVRRLRASHHIALTGTPMENRLSELWSIFDFTNHGYLGSLGQFQKKFVIPIEKDEKKEKVNELQSLIRPFLLRRTKKDEEVALNLPDKQEQKEYCPLTTEQASLYEQLVRDTFAEIEKLSGFERKGLILQMLSRLKQLCNHPALYLKEKSADRLLLDRSNKLEKLVDLVDAVLESGESCLIFTQYIEMGEMIRATIKKKFGVEVPFLNGSVPKAQRDVMIERFQNQEFPVFLLSLKAGGTGLNLTAANHVIHYDRWWNPAVENQATDRAYRIGQSRFVHVHKLICTGTLEEKIDAMLEKKQHLNDQIIQSENWITELSTDELKDLVYLG is encoded by the coding sequence ATGCTGAAGACTAGATTTGTTAAGCTTCTGACTATTAAATTGGAGGATGGCCGTTATCTTCTGGCTGCCGAGGATGAGCACGGGTATGGTCTGCCGCCTTCTGAGTGGAAGAATGTGCTATTCGGCCGCCATGAAGAGAGCTTTTTTGGCACGCTTTTGGAGACGGAGTCTGTGGGTGGCATCGAGGGTGTTGTAGTCACAGGCTGGCACCTTGTCTCTCTTTTTGCGAAGGAGTCCTTCAACCGGTTTATTGACTGGGATTGGAGTGAACAATCGGAAATTTGTTTAGCTGCCGCTCACGCCCTTCATGAAGGGATTCTCGAGAAAGACTGGCTGCCGGACTTTTCTGTTTGGGAAAATGGTGACTTCCGGTGGCAGCTTCCTGTCAGGGTGGTGGATGAGTTCGATCCTTCTTTTTGGGAACAGGAAGTTGATCCACAAGAAGAAGCTTCTGGATCCGTACATGAATTCATCTCTGATTTATATGATCATGCCCTAGATGCCTATTTAACACGAAACGCTTCGATGAAAGAGTTATTTGGGCCGAAGCTTGCATTACTGAGAAAACAAAACATTTCTGGTGCTGAGCTGGCAAGGTATTTTGATGAGGACAGCTGGCTCGAATGGGTTGGTATAAAGGAAAGCGAAACTCCCTTCACGATTGGGCTGAGGTTAGAGGAGCCATTGGACGGAGAAGGCCCTTGGAACCTGGATGTCTTTTTGCGTGGTAAGAAAAATGTCGATGATGTATATGGGTTGGATGCAAAGCCCCCTGCCCGGTGGAAGCCCTATTTAGAGAGGGTTGACAATGAGCAAAGCCGCTGGGCTCGATTAATTCCCTGGCTGAGTGAGGACGGAGTGACATTGAAGTCTGGACTCACAGAGGAAGAAGCGTGGATGTTTTTGACGGAGGCCAGTGAAACCCTTGTAGCGCTAGACGTTGAAATTCTCCTTCCTTCCTGGTGGCAGGCGATGAAAAATGCTAATTTGAAGGTGAAGGCGTCATTAAAAGGATCATCCAGCCACCGCCCGTCGTTTGTCGGGCTGCAGGCAATGCTTGATTTCAACTGGCGATTTTCCATGAACGGTGTCGACTTTTCCGAGGAAGAGTTCAGCCAGCTTGTCGAAGAAAAACGTCGACTTGTGTTTATTCGCGGTCGTTGGGTGAAGCTCGATCCAGGCTTTATTCGACAAATTCAGGATTTGATGAAACGTGCTGAGAAAGAAGGCTTACATGTAAGGGATTTACTTGAGCAGGAGCTAATCGAGACTCCTCCAACAGAGGATGAGCTCGAAAATCCAAAAGCCTTCGCACGAATTCAAATTGAATTGAACAGTCAGTGGAAAAAAATGATAAAACAGCTTTCTGAAGCACATGAGATTCCGCTGGAAGAGGTTCCCGCAGGACTTCAGGGTGAACTCCGCCCCTACCAGCAGCTGGGAATGAGCTGGCTTTGGTTCCTGCGACAATATGGTTTTGGCGCAGTCCTCGCGGATGACATGGGACTTGGGAAAACCGTGCAATTAATCGCGTACCTCTTGAAGGTAAAAGAAGAAATCAGTGCACTTCCTAAGATGGAGACATCTGAAGTGGTGACAGGCACCAAGGGCGGAGCTGATTCTGAAAAAGGTTCGAAGGAAAAGAGCACTACTGCAAAAATACCTGTTAAGGCAGCATTAATTATTTGCCCTACTTCTGTTCTTGGTAACTGGCAGAAGGAGCTTGAACGGTTTGCTCCAGAAATGAGTGTGTATTTGCATTATGGTTCGAACCGACTGAAGGAAGAGGCATTTTCGGAAAAGATCAAGGATGCTGACGTTGTTTTGACGTCCTATGGACTGAGCCATATGGACACGGAGGAGTTTGAATCAAAACTTTGGAGTTCCATTGCCATTGATGAGGCACAGAATATTAAAAATGCAGGGACTAAGCAGTCGAAAGCAGTTCGGAGGCTGCGAGCTAGTCATCATATTGCCTTGACGGGGACTCCAATGGAAAACCGCTTATCCGAGTTGTGGTCTATTTTTGATTTTACCAATCATGGTTATCTTGGCAGCCTAGGGCAATTTCAGAAAAAGTTCGTCATTCCGATTGAGAAGGATGAGAAAAAAGAGAAGGTTAATGAACTCCAGTCTTTAATCCGTCCATTCCTATTGAGGAGGACGAAAAAGGATGAAGAGGTGGCCCTGAATCTTCCTGACAAGCAGGAGCAAAAAGAATACTGCCCGCTTACAACGGAACAGGCTTCGTTGTATGAGCAGCTTGTCCGTGATACTTTTGCCGAAATTGAAAAGCTGTCTGGCTTTGAGCGTAAAGGGCTAATCCTGCAAATGCTCAGCCGGTTGAAGCAGCTTTGTAATCACCCTGCTCTCTATTTGAAAGAAAAGTCAGCTGACAGACTGCTCCTCGATCGCTCGAATAAACTAGAGAAGCTGGTTGACTTAGTAGATGCTGTTTTGGAATCAGGTGAAAGCTGTCTCATATTTACGCAGTATATTGAAATGGGCGAAATGATTCGTGCCACCATCAAAAAGAAATTTGGTGTAGAGGTACCGTTCCTGAACGGAAGTGTACCGAAAGCACAGCGTGATGTCATGATTGAGCGGTTCCAAAATCAAGAGTTCCCTGTGTTCTTGCTATCCTTGAAAGCGGGAGGAACCGGGCTGAACCTGACAGCGGCCAATCACGTCATCCACTATGATCGCTGGTGGAATCCGGCCGTTGAAAACCAAGCCACAGACAGAGCGTATCGGATTGGTCAATCCCGCTTCGTTCATGTGCACAAACTCATCTGCACCGGCACACTAGAAGAAAAAATCGACGCCATGCTAGAGAAAAAACAGCACCTAAACGACCAAATCATCCAAAGCGAAAACTGGATCACCGAACTCTCCACAGACGAACTCAAAGACTTGGTGTACTTAGGGTAG
- a CDS encoding CBO0543 family protein produces MANKERVIEILDRNQNQIEGLINKKIDIWLDHVLFSGLWWMGLALTIFPWIIWFVFRKKESTDRLLYIAFYVMTISVLLDIVGDQIGLWHYRYHVIPVLPTYFPWDVTLMPLAVIVLLQIKPHVNPWVKAIFFALLASYVGEPVFNWLGIYVPKNWRYTYSVPIQIAIYMSAHYLSKRNNFAPLSDKTKKEI; encoded by the coding sequence ATGGCGAATAAGGAGAGAGTTATTGAAATTCTCGATCGTAATCAAAACCAAATTGAAGGGTTAATTAATAAAAAAATTGATATCTGGCTGGATCATGTCCTTTTTTCTGGTTTGTGGTGGATGGGCTTGGCCTTAACAATTTTTCCTTGGATCATTTGGTTTGTTTTCAGGAAAAAGGAAAGTACGGACCGATTACTGTATATTGCTTTTTATGTCATGACGATTTCTGTTCTATTAGATATAGTAGGAGACCAAATAGGGCTTTGGCATTATCGGTATCATGTTATTCCTGTACTTCCCACTTACTTTCCCTGGGATGTTACCTTAATGCCCCTTGCGGTAATTGTGTTGCTGCAGATAAAACCTCATGTTAATCCTTGGGTTAAAGCCATTTTCTTTGCACTTCTAGCCTCTTATGTTGGAGAACCTGTCTTTAATTGGTTAGGTATATATGTACCAAAAAATTGGCGCTATACCTACTCTGTTCCCATCCAAATCGCTATATATATGAGCGCACATTACCTTAGTAAGCGAAATAATTTCGCTCCATTATCCGATAAAACAAAAAAAGAGATCTAA
- a CDS encoding 3D domain-containing protein — protein sequence MQLLKRMIFMVLTCVLLVSGTVVAHAQSSKEALHSVEQELEQKANEKNSINQEIEKIKSDMEALQSYITQNREALAGTQQRIAETQQQIEKKKEEIVVLQDKIHNRKDVMKSRLVALQEDEKLNVAINVILESKSVADLIQRASAVTTLFNADNDIINDQENDLAQIESDKQEIAKHEEQLAAEKETLSKQQNELALNLQKRQESLTVMQQKYSQVNQEMAGIQAELTAAQEKVRQEQEAVKAMSIANTPAAPAAPAAPAPTGTEMYVTSTAYSWQSSGSITYMGYNIKENPNMKLIAVDPSVIPLGSKVWVEGYGVAIAGDTGGAIKGHKIDVLMPNNAQAYAWGRKTVKVVVLQ from the coding sequence ATGCAACTTTTAAAGCGTATGATTTTCATGGTTCTAACATGCGTATTATTGGTGTCAGGTACCGTCGTGGCACATGCACAATCAAGTAAGGAAGCTTTACATAGTGTGGAGCAAGAGCTTGAACAAAAGGCGAATGAAAAGAACTCTATTAACCAAGAAATTGAAAAGATTAAAAGTGATATGGAAGCTTTACAATCTTATATAACACAAAATAGAGAAGCATTGGCAGGAACTCAACAGAGAATCGCGGAAACTCAACAGCAAATCGAAAAGAAAAAAGAAGAAATTGTCGTACTTCAGGATAAAATTCATAATCGTAAAGATGTAATGAAAAGCAGGTTAGTAGCCTTGCAAGAGGATGAAAAACTGAATGTAGCCATCAATGTCATTCTAGAATCTAAAAGTGTGGCCGATCTTATTCAACGTGCAAGTGCGGTAACGACATTGTTTAACGCTGATAATGATATTATTAATGATCAAGAAAATGACCTTGCGCAAATTGAATCAGACAAACAAGAAATTGCTAAACATGAAGAACAACTGGCTGCAGAAAAGGAAACGCTTTCAAAACAGCAGAATGAACTTGCTCTAAATTTACAAAAGAGACAAGAATCATTAACGGTCATGCAACAAAAATACAGTCAAGTTAACCAAGAAATGGCTGGAATTCAAGCTGAGTTGACAGCAGCACAAGAGAAAGTTCGCCAAGAACAAGAGGCTGTAAAAGCAATGAGTATTGCTAATACACCTGCAGCACCTGCAGCCCCTGCAGCTCCGGCGCCAACGGGTACAGAAATGTATGTAACTTCCACTGCCTATAGCTGGCAATCTTCAGGAAGTATTACGTACATGGGCTATAATATTAAAGAAAATCCAAATATGAAATTAATTGCAGTGGATCCTTCTGTTATTCCATTGGGCTCAAAGGTATGGGTAGAAGGATATGGTGTCGCAATAGCAGGTGATACTGGCGGCGCCATCAAAGGCCATAAGATAGATGTATTAATGCCAAACAATGCACAAGCATATGCTTGGGGCAGAAAAACAGTAAAAGTTGTCGTTTTACAGTAG
- a CDS encoding DUF3951 domain-containing protein, translating into MNVLNLAALGLPLVIFIIVLIGFFKMFVLKKNVTANYTPFDEITGQSPIVFHQEHEVIAEDEDQGEGKRTTSLEK; encoded by the coding sequence ATGAATGTACTAAATCTTGCAGCTCTCGGACTGCCATTGGTCATTTTCATTATCGTTTTAATTGGTTTTTTCAAGATGTTCGTATTAAAGAAAAATGTTACAGCAAATTACACACCATTTGATGAAATTACAGGGCAATCACCCATCGTATTCCACCAGGAGCATGAAGTAATCGCCGAGGATGAGGATCAAGGAGAGGGAAAAAGGACTACATCCCTGGAAAAATGA
- a CDS encoding Rpn family recombination-promoting nuclease/putative transposase — MSFHSIYKIGEAQSKNNLTDLLEIHLIEFPKFEEVMYDLNNPLHCWLLFLKDDVPDYILREVLSMDVISKAEKKLTMLSADPETRKEYERRAKALSDERSRLEDSRKSGIELGMEKGMEKGILSVIKGLLSKGMPLHEAAKLTPYTTEELNRMLVEMEE; from the coding sequence GTGAGCTTTCATTCCATCTATAAAATTGGTGAAGCACAATCAAAAAATAATTTAACAGATTTGCTGGAGATTCATCTCATTGAATTTCCAAAGTTTGAAGAAGTCATGTATGATTTGAATAATCCACTCCATTGCTGGCTGCTATTTTTAAAAGATGATGTTCCTGATTATATATTAAGGGAGGTCTTGAGTATGGATGTAATTAGTAAAGCAGAGAAAAAGCTGACAATGTTAAGCGCTGACCCTGAGACGAGAAAAGAGTACGAACGGCGGGCAAAGGCTCTATCAGATGAACGGAGCAGGTTAGAAGATTCGAGGAAAAGTGGTATTGAACTGGGTATGGAGAAAGGCATGGAAAAAGGGATATTAAGCGTAATTAAGGGTCTTTTGTCTAAAGGAATGCCGCTTCATGAAGCCGCAAAGCTTACCCCGTATACAACTGAGGAATTAAACAGGATGTTAGTAGAAATGGAAGAATAG
- the ssb gene encoding single-stranded DNA-binding protein yields MINQVTIVGRLTRDPELRKTSEGLSVTSITLAVSRQFRNQHGEIEADFVQCTLWKKAAENTARYCRKGSIVGVTGRLHSRQYDNKEGKRVYVTEVVAESIQFLGAKPNITPAGPPPVTVSVTKEELPF; encoded by the coding sequence ATGATTAATCAAGTCACAATCGTCGGAAGACTCACAAGGGATCCGGAGTTAAGAAAAACAAGTGAAGGGCTGTCGGTAACGTCTATCACCTTGGCTGTTAGCCGTCAATTCCGAAATCAGCATGGGGAAATTGAGGCGGATTTCGTTCAATGCACCCTTTGGAAAAAGGCAGCTGAAAATACTGCCCGATACTGTCGGAAAGGCTCGATCGTTGGAGTAACAGGCAGGCTGCATTCGCGGCAATATGACAATAAAGAGGGAAAAAGGGTTTATGTGACAGAGGTAGTAGCCGAATCGATTCAATTTTTAGGTGCAAAGCCCAACATCACACCAGCGGGCCCCCCTCCGGTTACGGTTTCCGTTACGAAGGAGGAGCTGCCGTTTTGA
- a CDS encoding YwpF family protein — protein MKTFKLVALEVVDGGNTVEVPLEDGLIINKENERASWLLEAYTDLSLFDYFKEVHEQSREVIVQAVITKRENAPAYFQTKIASLHKFEKHISVLFEGQLRRNRSDYSELLLDSLLEKGLGGQALLEEFKDKMKSKPKLKIKHD, from the coding sequence ATGAAAACCTTTAAGTTAGTCGCTTTGGAAGTTGTTGACGGTGGGAATACAGTGGAAGTTCCATTAGAAGATGGACTAATAATCAACAAAGAAAACGAACGTGCCAGCTGGCTGCTTGAGGCCTATACGGATTTATCCTTATTTGATTACTTCAAGGAAGTCCACGAGCAAAGCCGTGAAGTAATCGTACAAGCGGTGATTACGAAACGCGAAAACGCACCTGCTTATTTCCAAACAAAAATTGCCTCACTTCACAAATTTGAAAAACATATTAGTGTCCTGTTCGAAGGTCAATTACGCCGAAACAGGAGTGATTATTCCGAGTTGCTGCTCGACAGCCTGCTTGAAAAAGGGCTTGGCGGTCAGGCTTTGCTCGAAGAATTCAAGGATAAAATGAAGAGTAAACCGAAGTTAAAAATTAAACATGACTAA
- the fabZ gene encoding 3-hydroxyacyl-ACP dehydratase FabZ: protein MLDVTQIKEIIPHRYPFLLVDKILEIEEGVRAVGIKNVTANEEFFNGHFPDYPVMPGVLIVEALAQVGAVAVLKKEENRGKLAFFAGIDGCRFKRQVKPGDQLRLEVEIIRLRGPIGKGKAVATVDGEIACEAEITFALGK from the coding sequence ATGTTAGATGTAACACAAATAAAAGAAATCATTCCCCATCGTTATCCATTTTTGCTCGTAGATAAAATTTTAGAAATAGAAGAAGGGGTAAGGGCTGTTGGAATCAAAAACGTAACAGCGAATGAAGAATTCTTCAATGGCCATTTTCCTGATTATCCGGTGATGCCAGGGGTGCTAATCGTTGAGGCGCTTGCACAGGTTGGTGCGGTGGCTGTATTGAAAAAAGAAGAAAACCGCGGGAAATTAGCTTTTTTTGCAGGAATTGATGGCTGCCGTTTCAAGAGACAAGTAAAACCAGGGGATCAGCTTCGACTTGAAGTCGAAATTATTCGCCTGCGCGGACCGATTGGAAAAGGAAAAGCGGTGGCGACAGTGGATGGTGAAATCGCCTGCGAGGCTGAAATCACTTTTGCGCTAGGAAAATAA
- a CDS encoding DNA-directed RNA polymerase subunit beta: MSVNHLKQVKTREEHKKTKEDGRKAVEGTTTQKSSKVKSAQKARKAESTNKRIRIRLIPIWLRIVLLVIFTGVFAVAGATVGYSVLGNGKAGDVLKGSTWTHIIDLVEKK; encoded by the coding sequence ATGTCAGTTAATCATCTAAAACAGGTGAAGACGAGGGAAGAGCATAAAAAGACAAAAGAAGATGGGCGCAAGGCTGTAGAAGGTACAACCACTCAAAAATCTTCTAAAGTCAAAAGTGCTCAAAAAGCCCGCAAAGCTGAAAGTACGAATAAGAGAATTCGAATCCGCCTTATTCCAATTTGGCTGAGAATTGTCTTATTGGTCATTTTTACTGGCGTTTTTGCAGTTGCAGGTGCCACGGTTGGGTACAGTGTGCTCGGAAATGGAAAGGCCGGAGATGTCTTAAAAGGATCCACTTGGACACATATTATTGATTTAGTTGAAAAAAAATAA
- a CDS encoding rod shape-determining protein: MFARDIGIDLGTANVLIHVKGRGIVLNEPSVVAIDKNTNRVLAVGEEARRMVGRTPGNIVAIRPLKDGVIADFDVTEAMLKHFINKLNVKGFLSKPRILICCPTNITSVEQKAIREAAEKSGGKKIYLEEEPKVAAIGAGMDIFQPSGNMVVDIGGGTTDVAVLSMGDIVTSSSIKMAGDKFDMEILNYIKREYKLLIGERTSENIKINIGTVFQGSRSEEMEIRGRDMVSGLPRTISVRSEEIEGALRESVSVIVQAAKSVLERTPPELSADIIDRGVILTGGGALLHGIDALLADELKVPVLVAENPMDCVAIGTGIMLDNIDRIAKRKLG; the protein is encoded by the coding sequence ATGTTTGCTAGGGATATTGGGATTGATTTGGGAACGGCTAACGTGTTAATCCACGTAAAAGGCCGCGGAATTGTATTGAATGAGCCATCTGTTGTTGCAATAGATAAAAATACGAATCGTGTTCTGGCAGTCGGAGAAGAAGCTCGCCGTATGGTCGGACGTACACCTGGGAACATCGTCGCGATTCGTCCGTTGAAAGATGGAGTAATCGCTGACTTTGACGTTACAGAAGCAATGTTAAAACATTTTATTAATAAGCTTAATGTGAAAGGCTTTTTATCCAAGCCGCGTATTCTGATTTGCTGTCCAACGAACATCACAAGTGTGGAGCAAAAAGCAATCAGAGAAGCAGCTGAAAAAAGCGGCGGAAAGAAGATTTACTTAGAAGAAGAGCCGAAAGTGGCAGCGATTGGCGCCGGGATGGATATTTTCCAGCCAAGCGGTAATATGGTTGTTGACATCGGCGGCGGAACAACGGATGTAGCGGTTCTTTCAATGGGCGATATTGTGACTTCATCCTCCATTAAAATGGCCGGCGACAAGTTCGACATGGAAATCCTCAACTACATCAAGCGTGAGTACAAGCTATTGATCGGTGAACGTACATCTGAGAATATTAAAATCAACATTGGTACCGTATTTCAAGGATCACGCTCGGAAGAAATGGAAATTCGCGGACGAGACATGGTCAGCGGCCTGCCGCGTACGATTTCCGTCCGTTCAGAAGAAATCGAAGGTGCACTTCGTGAGTCTGTGTCAGTTATCGTTCAGGCTGCAAAAAGCGTTCTTGAACGTACACCGCCAGAACTATCAGCAGACATTATCGACCGCGGCGTTATCTTAACAGGTGGCGGAGCATTACTTCACGGTATTGACGCTTTGCTTGCAGACGAGTTAAAGGTGCCGGTCCTTGTGGCTGAAAATCCAATGGACTGCGTGGCAATCGGAACAGGCATTATGTTAGACAACATTGACCGGATTGCGAAAAGAAAACTTGGATAA
- the spoIIID gene encoding sporulation transcriptional regulator SpoIIID: MHDYIKERTIKIGKYIVETRKTVRVIAKEFGVSKSTVHKDLTERLPEINPELANEVKEILDYHKSIRHLRGGEATKMKYQKEEKEGEAVK, translated from the coding sequence GTGCACGATTACATCAAAGAGAGAACTATCAAGATTGGAAAGTATATCGTGGAGACGAGGAAAACGGTTCGTGTGATAGCGAAGGAGTTTGGCGTATCCAAAAGTACTGTCCATAAAGATTTGACAGAGAGACTTCCTGAAATAAATCCTGAGCTGGCAAATGAAGTAAAAGAGATACTAGATTATCATAAATCGATCAGACATCTCCGGGGTGGAGAAGCGACAAAGATGAAATATCAGAAGGAAGAAAAGGAAGGTGAGGCCGTTAAATAG
- a CDS encoding MGMT family protein: MQPFTEKVIEIIKNIPEGKIMTYGQIAREAGSPRAARQVVRALHSMSRKHRLPWHRVVNSKGQIALKDDESYHEQLFSLESEGIEIGLNGIIDLEKYQHHP; encoded by the coding sequence ATGCAGCCTTTTACAGAAAAAGTCATAGAAATCATTAAAAATATTCCTGAAGGCAAAATCATGACCTATGGACAAATTGCCAGAGAGGCTGGAAGTCCGCGTGCTGCACGGCAGGTCGTTCGAGCCCTGCACTCGATGAGCAGGAAGCACCGTCTTCCTTGGCACCGTGTCGTTAATTCCAAAGGCCAAATCGCCCTCAAGGACGATGAATCCTACCATGAACAGCTTTTCTCGCTCGAAAGTGAAGGAATTGAAATTGGGTTGAACGGAATCATTGACCTTGAAAAATACCAACACCACCCCTAA